The segment TATATCTTGGAAAAAGTTCCGAAAGAATATTTTCAAAACGATATGAAATTTCTGAACTTCCCGCTTCAAAAAGAATTCTCGGAGATTGGAAACGAATTCTATTATCTGATGTAATTTTAGCTCCCCATCGTCTTAAATCTCGGTCAAACTCTCTATGCAAATCCCTATTTAAATCCTCTTGAGATTCTCGATAAGTGATAGCAATTTCCCGAATTGCACTTTGTGTTTTTTTGAGTTCGTCTCGGTCGATTTCGATCTTCTCTTTCTCTTTTTCAACGGTCAGCATTGCGACAAACCAAAGCTCGTCATCAATTAAAATAATCCGAACTTTCTCGTTGTGGAAGCTATTTGTTATAATTTTATGCATTTTATTACTTTAAGTGCGAAATTTTCAAGAGGGATTAAGTAGTGGTTTTCTCTCTTGAAGTCAAGAGGAATTATACAGAATATTTAAATTATTTTCAACTCTCTTGAAATCTTTTCTTCGGTCGTAAGAGTATTTTTTATTAATTTCTTGAAGTTATTAAAATCTTGTTCAACTTTTAAGAGTTCTAAAGTTTTTAGTCCTAAATTGGGAATAGTTGTTTTTCCACTTGCCCAATCTGAAATCGTTGTATTGCTTACTCCTAATATTCTAGCTAACTCTTTTTGAGTGATTCCAAGTTCTCGGCAAGTCTTTTTTACTAAATTATCTTCTTTTTTTTGTTCCAAAAAAGTCCTTTTTAATTTTTAGTAATTATAGAAAAAAATGTTTTTTATTGAAAGTTTTTCACGAGGTTTTCTTTACTAAATGAAATCAACTTCACTAAGAATTCTTTCCAGCTCTTTGTCTGTCAAGTTCTCTTTTTCAGTTTTTGAAAATATTGATAAAAGTGTTATGTTGTTTTCTACCTTTTTAAAAAGAATAATTCTGAAACCTCCACTTTTTCCTGTTGGAATTGAAGAGTTTGGAACTCTCTTTTTGTAAAGGTGATTTTTGAGAGGAACACAAAGTCTGTTTTCTTCAATTTATCTAATTGATATTTGCAAATCAAATTTTATTCGTTTGAATTTCTTTGAAAGTTGTTTGACTTCTTTAAGAAAATTATCCGAATAATCAATCATCTAATTTGTCCCAAAGAGTTTCAATTGAGTGAGTTTTTCCATTTTTGACATCATTTAAGCTATTTTGAATACTTAAAATTATCTCTTTTGCTTCAATCTGTTTTTCTTGAGAAAGAGAAGACGAAAAACTATCTGAATGAAAGCCTATTTTTCCAATTGAATTCAATTCAGTTTCAGACCATTTTTGATAATCAATCTCTTCAACTTTTTCAGTTATCAATTTTTCAAGAAGAGAGTTAATATCAATTTTCAGATTTTGGGCAAGTTCAACAACTCTTTTTTCAAGAGTTGGATTTTCAATTTGGAGAGTTAGCATTAGAGTTCCTTTATCTTTCAGAGTCACGAACACAAACCGTATAGGTTCGTGGTGGATTTTCAATAGTTTTTGTATAGCCATACTCGAAATTAATAAAGAAATGTTCAGAACTGTAATATCCTGTATTATTTGTCCACATGCAACATGGAAGAATTTTTGAAATCTCTTTTTTTAAAAAAGAACCATTGTTTTTTTCATATTTATGTAAATTGTACCAATTAGTGTGTTTGTTAAAAACTTTTTCTCCTAAAAAACCATAATAAATATATGTATCTTTGTCATATATTCCATAATATTCTGTTAAAAGAGATACTCCCTCTTTCATACTTGGAAGTCTCCAATCTGAATAACCTGCATATTCTAAGGAATAACAATAGCTGTTAGCTTCTCCAAAAGATTCTGCATCCCTACCATAAACATTATCTATATAAAAAGAACTACCACTTGTATGATAAGAGTTTTGCCACATCAAGTTATTGTCTTTAGCAATAAAGACTTTTTCATAAATTTTATATGAAGTTGTTTCTTCTTGCAATATGCCTAATAGAGAAAGCCTGTATTGTTGGTACAGAAAATATCCTCCAATAAAAAGAAGTAAAACAAATATTCCAAAAAAATATTTTTTAAATTCTTTTAACTTTCTAAAGAAGTACACTTTGAATTCTTTGTATTTTTTAAGAATTATTTCACTTTTTTTCTCAGAGTATTTTCCAAGTTTAAACTTTTTCATTAAGTTGTCTACAACAACCACCATAAATTGAGAACTTAATGTTTTATCCGAAATTTTTGAACTAAAAGCTCTTAAAAATAATTGCATTTGTTCAAGTTGATTTGACGACCCAGACCATTCTGTTGTTTTCATAGAACCTTTAAATTGTGTCATTGAAAAACCAGAATTATTTACAAAGTTCTTTGCTGTTTCGTCTCCAAATCTCATTGCATCTAATTCTTCTAAAACAAAAGATAAAACAAGTTTTCTTGTTGGCAAAAATTTTTCA is part of the Thiovulum sp. ES genome and harbors:
- a CDS encoding outer membrane protein/peptidoglycan-associated (lipo)protein (PFAM: OmpA family), whose product is MHKIITNSFHNEKVRIILIDDELWFVAMLTVEKEKEKIEIDRDELKKTQSAIREIAITYRESQEDLNRDLHREFDRDLRRWGAKITSDNRIRFQSPRILFEAGSSEISYRFENILSELFPRYIKILTSRKYRNEIDEIRIEGHTSYGWGHSTDEDYIYLKNMQLSQDRASSVLKYCYSLPELTRYKKWLIGKFRANGMSYSTPILKWNGKMDYDKSRRVEFSIKTKATEKVYKIIEELK
- a CDS encoding putative transcriptional regulator (PFAM: Helix-turn-helix), with amino-acid sequence MEQKKEDNLVKKTCRELGITQKELARILGVSNTTISDWASGKTTIPNLGLKTLELLKVEQDFNNFKKLIKNTLTTEEKISRELKII
- a CDS encoding Protein of unknown function (DUF1566) (PFAM: Protein of unknown function (DUF1566)~IMG reference gene:2508610347_SP), which gives rise to MQSENELFNLVVNQQLSEQSEENKIFEEKVRSDGVEHAGQRTTEVLIEKFLPTRKLVLSFVLEELDAMRFGDETAKNFVNNSGFSMTQFKGSMKTTEWSGSSNQLEQMQLFLRAFSSKISDKTLSSQFMVVVVDNLMKKFKLGKYSEKKSEIILKKYKEFKVYFFRKLKEFKKYFFGIFVLLLFIGGYFLYQQYRLSLLGILQEETTSYKIYEKVFIAKDNNLMWQNSYHTSGSSFYIDNVYGRDAESFGEANSYCYSLEYAGYSDWRLPSMKEGVSLLTEYYGIYDKDTYIYYGFLGEKVFNKHTNWYNLHKYEKNNGSFLKKEISKILPCCMWTNNTGYYSSEHFFINFEYGYTKTIENPPRTYTVCVRDSER